One window of the Cucumis melo cultivar AY unplaced genomic scaffold, USDA_Cmelo_AY_1.0 utg000364l, whole genome shotgun sequence genome contains the following:
- the LOC127145937 gene encoding uncharacterized protein LOC127145937 isoform X2: METVPENSIPGLSDSVVKIREDVKSGVENLTEECVSTMAAVTRLLMKLLPKALNCLPDAPQNQLHSLCFLISSSLNSAMEVRRYSKFYNAKPDEADDGVCTRAWRFFLSYFTIDVLSVLPLPQPCRVYRKI, encoded by the exons ATGGAGACCGTTCCTGAGAATTCCATCCCTGGGTTGTCTGATTCTGTTGTTAAG ATTAGAGAAGATGTAAAATCTGGTGTAGAAAATTTAACAGAGGAGTGTGTATCCACAATGGCAGCCGTTACTCGGCTTCTAATGAAG CTACTGCCAAAAGCTTTAAATTGCCTTCCGGATGCACCTCAAAATCAGCTTCATTCTTTGTGTTTTCTAATTTCTAGCTCACTCAATTCAGCCATGGAAGTACGGAG ATATTCCAAATTTTATAATGCAAAACCTGATGAAGCCGATGATGGTGTTTGCACAAGAGCTTGGAGATTCTTTTTATCTTACTTCACAATTGACGTTCTTTCAGTTCTTCCACTCCCCCAG
- the LOC127145937 gene encoding uncharacterized protein LOC127145937 isoform X4 gives METVPENSIPGLSDSVVKIREDVKSGVENLTEECVSTMAAVTRLLMKLLPKALNCLPDAPQNQLHSLCFLISSSLNSAMEVRRSKPSYIGETCSLRTLRSISTSFTTSFDRLTSFGNIRFD, from the exons ATGGAGACCGTTCCTGAGAATTCCATCCCTGGGTTGTCTGATTCTGTTGTTAAG ATTAGAGAAGATGTAAAATCTGGTGTAGAAAATTTAACAGAGGAGTGTGTATCCACAATGGCAGCCGTTACTCGGCTTCTAATGAAG CTACTGCCAAAAGCTTTAAATTGCCTTCCGGATGCACCTCAAAATCAGCTTCATTCTTTGTGTTTTCTAATTTCTAGCTCACTCAATTCAGCCATGGAAGTACGGAG GAGTAAACCTTCGTATATTGGAGAAACATGCTCACTGAGAACATTGAGATCAATTTCAACAAGCTTTACTACTAGTTTTGATAGGCTTACGAGTTTTGGAAACATAAGATTTGATTGA
- the LOC127145937 gene encoding uncharacterized protein LOC127145937 isoform X3 — METVPENSIPGLSDSVVKIREDVKSGVENLTEECVSTMAAVTRLLMKLLPKALNCLPDAPQNQLHSLCFLISSSLNSAMEVRRYSKFYNAKPDEADDGVCTRAWRFFLSYFTIDVLSVLPLPQM; from the exons ATGGAGACCGTTCCTGAGAATTCCATCCCTGGGTTGTCTGATTCTGTTGTTAAG ATTAGAGAAGATGTAAAATCTGGTGTAGAAAATTTAACAGAGGAGTGTGTATCCACAATGGCAGCCGTTACTCGGCTTCTAATGAAG CTACTGCCAAAAGCTTTAAATTGCCTTCCGGATGCACCTCAAAATCAGCTTCATTCTTTGTGTTTTCTAATTTCTAGCTCACTCAATTCAGCCATGGAAGTACGGAG ATATTCCAAATTTTATAATGCAAAACCTGATGAAGCCGATGATGGTGTTTGCACAAGAGCTTGGAGATTCTTTTTATCTTACTTCACAATTGACGTTCTTTCAGTTCTTCCACTCCCCCAG